A single genomic interval of Cupriavidus necator harbors:
- a CDS encoding 2-hydroxyacid dehydrogenase — MPISEDTPSGALAFYSAFDDFDTWKRALQAQLPNLKVIHSSKITRPADIHYALAWKPPENFFAEMTNLRLIVNLGAGVDSLVQRQDLPQGIPITRLTDPQMARMMAGYVLFSVLRHARDIPYFEQAQRRGEWAYRHPRSPEDIRVAVLGLGQLGAKAAHELQRQGFKVIGWSRSPAQIEGVECFAGLETLDTVLGQADIVVVMLPLTPQTAGILDRARLEQLPRGAAFINVARGALVDQAALTDLLQSGHIGGATLDVFEREPLPAGDPLWSMPNVLITPHLASVAIPSSAARQIAENIVRVSAGESPDNIIDPARGY, encoded by the coding sequence ATGCCAATTTCTGAAGACACCCCCTCGGGCGCGCTGGCTTTCTACAGCGCCTTCGACGATTTCGACACGTGGAAGCGCGCGCTCCAGGCCCAGCTCCCGAACCTGAAAGTCATTCACTCCAGCAAAATCACCCGGCCAGCCGACATTCACTACGCGCTCGCCTGGAAACCGCCGGAGAATTTCTTTGCCGAAATGACGAACCTGCGCCTGATCGTCAATCTGGGAGCGGGGGTTGATTCACTGGTCCAGCGGCAGGATCTTCCCCAAGGCATTCCCATCACGCGGCTCACGGACCCGCAGATGGCGCGCATGATGGCGGGATACGTGCTGTTCTCCGTGCTGCGGCACGCCCGGGACATCCCGTACTTCGAGCAGGCGCAGCGGCGGGGTGAGTGGGCCTACCGTCATCCCCGTTCTCCGGAAGACATCCGCGTGGCGGTTCTGGGGCTCGGTCAGCTGGGCGCGAAAGCGGCCCACGAACTGCAGCGCCAGGGGTTCAAGGTGATCGGCTGGTCGCGCAGCCCGGCGCAGATCGAAGGCGTGGAATGCTTTGCCGGACTGGAAACGCTCGACACCGTGCTAGGACAGGCGGACATTGTCGTCGTGATGCTGCCGCTCACGCCGCAGACGGCTGGCATCCTGGATCGGGCGCGACTCGAGCAGCTGCCGCGAGGCGCGGCCTTCATCAACGTTGCGCGGGGCGCACTGGTCGATCAGGCGGCGCTTACGGACCTGCTCCAAAGCGGCCACATTGGCGGGGCAACCTTGGACGTTTTCGAGCGCGAACCTTTGCCTGCCGGGGATCCGCTGTGGAGCATGCCTAATGTGCTGATCACACCCCATCTGGCTTCGGTGGCGATTCCGTCGTCTGCGGCGAGGCAGATTGCGGAGAATATTGTTCGGGTTTCTGCCGGCGAATCGCCGGATAACATCATTGATCCAGCACGCGGATATTGA